The sequence below is a genomic window from Deltaproteobacteria bacterium.
CGTCGCAGATCCAGTGGCTGTTGACCGCTTCGTTGATGCGCGGCTTGAAGCGGGCGATTTTATTTTGCGCAGCCTCGACGCTGATGTTGCAGCCGGTGCTGCAACCGGGACAGATCGACGGGGTTTTGTCTAAATACCAGACGCGCACTTTGAAACGAAAATCGCGATCGGTCAGCGCGCCCACGGGGCAAATGTCGACCACGTTGGCCGACAGCGGATTGTCGAGCACCGCGCCTTCGAACAGCGAGATCGTCGAATGATCGCCGCGGTTGACCACCGCCAGCTCGTCGGTCTTGGTGATCTCTTGGCAGAAACGCACGCAGCGGGTGCACTTGATGCAGCGCTCGCCGTCGAAAATCACGTTGGGACCGAAGATAGTTTTTTTCCGATCGTGAATCTTGCCGACCTCGAAGCGGCTCGCCTCGCGGTTATGCTCCATGTAATAGTTCTGCAGCTGACATTCGCCGGCCTGATCGCAGATCGGACAATCCACCGGGTGATTGATCAGCAGAAATTCCATCACCGCCTTGCGCACCGCCAACACTTTCGGACTCTGGGTCAACACCGACATGCCTTCGGTGACTTGAGTGTTGCAGGCGATCTGCAGCTTTGGCGCTTTTTCAATCTCGATCAAACACATGCGGCAGTTGCCGGCGATCGACAGTTTTTCGTGATAACAGTAGTGCGGAATCGCCACGCCGGCGTCCGCTGCCGCCTTGATGACAGTGGTACCCTTGGTGGTGACGACTGCTTTGCCGTCGACGATGATTTTTACTTCATCCATAAATTTCGCGAGTCGTCACTGGTCAGCTCTTAGCCCCGAATGGAAACTCACAACTAATTCCGCACCGTGCATTTCCCCGCCACGATATGGGCTTCGAACTCGTCACGATACTTTCGAATGAATGCGCCCGGCGGCCAGGCAGCGGCATCGCCGAACGGACAAATAGTGTTACCGGCGATGTTACCGGCAATATTGAGTATCATATCCAAGTCGCCCGACTGCGCGCCGCCATGTTCGACCCGGTGCAGAATTTTCTCCATCCAGTGGACGCCCTCACGGCATGGGCTGCACTGACCGCATGATTCATGAGCAAAAAACCGCGCCAAGTTCAGCGCCGCTCGCACCATGCAGACGCTTTCGTCCATGACGATGACGCCGCCAGAGCCGAGCAAACTGCCCGCCGCCGCCACCGATTCGTAATCGAGATTTACTTTGTCAATTTCTTCCGGCTTCAACACCGGCATCGAGCCGCCGCCGGGGATCACGCCTTTTAATTTCTTGCCGTTGGGCACGCCGCCGCAATCCTCTTCGAGAAATTTTTTGAACGGATAGCCCATCTCCACTTCGTAAACGCCCGGCCGCGCGATGTGGCCGCTGACGCTGAAAAGTTTTGTCCCCTTGCTCTTCTCAGTGCCCATGGCGGCATAGGCCGCTGCGCCGCGCTCGAGTATCCACGGCAGCGCCGCCAGCGTCTCGACGTTGTTGACCACCGTCGGACAGCCGAATAATCCGTGCGTAGCGGGAAACGGCGGTTTCACTTTGGGCCAGCCGCGGCCGCCTTCCAACGAAGACAGCAGCGCCGTCTCTTCGCCGCAAATGTAAGCCCCCGCGCCGCGGTGCACGATCAAGTCCAAATCGTAGCCGCTGCCAAAAATATTTTTGCCGAGCAAACCGGCTTGGTACGCGTCGGCCACCGCTTGCTCCAACCGCTGGGTGCCAAAAACCATCTCGCCGCGGATATAAATGAATGCGGTGTGCGACTGAATCGCGAAGGCCGAGATCAAGGTCCCTTCGATAATCGCGTGGGGGTCTTGTTCGATCAGCAAGCGGTCTTTAAAAGTTCCCGGCTCGCTTTCGTCGGCGTTGCAAACCAAATACTTCGGTTTGGGATTGTCCTTGGGGACGAAGCTCCACTTCATGCCGGTGGGAAATCCCGCGCCGCCGCGGCCGCGCAGGCCCGAGGCTTTCACTTCGTCGATCAGCTGCTCCGGCTTCATGGTCTCGACGATTTTGCGCCACGACGCATAACCGCCGCGCGACTGATAAGTCGCCAGCTTGTGCGAGTCGGCAACACCGATATTGCGCAGCAGCAGCTTTTCCATGTTAATAAACTGTCATCCGAAACGTAGTGAAGGATCTCGCCCTAAGCGTCCCTATTTCAATTCGTCGAGAATCCGATCAATCTTCGCTTCGGTCAAATCTTCAAAATAATCGTCGTTCACCTGCATCATCGGCGCCGTGCCGCAGGAAGCTAAACACTCGACTTCCGACAATGTGAAGCGGCCGTCCGCCGTGGTTTGGCCGCAGTCGATGCCGAGTTTCTTTTTGAGCATGTCGGTTACCTGCTCGGCGCCGCGCAGCGCACAGGGCAGCGTGCGGCAGACTTGAATATGATGGCGGCCGATGGGCTTCATGTTGTACATGGTGTAAAAACTCACCACCCCATGCACCCGCGCCGGCGCTTGGTCCATCAGCTTGGCGATATATTCGATCGCCTCCGATCCCAAGTGGCCGAACTCCCGCTGCGCCAAATAAAGCACCGGCAGCATCGCCGCTTCCTTCTTCGGATAGCGCGCCACCGTCGCTTCAAACGTTTTAAGCGCCTCAGGTGAAAACTCTAAAGCCATAATTCTCGCAAGTAACGGTCAACGCCGAATCGCCTGACCCCTAACCCTTTACCCCTTACGTCTTTCTAACGGTCGCATTCCCCGCCAATCATATTGATCATGCCGAAGGTGGGAATAATATCCGCCACCATATGCCCTTTGATCATCTCGGCAAACGCGCCCATGGCGATGAAGCAAGGCGGTCGCACGCGCATGCGATAGGGCTTGCCGCCGCCATCGCTGACGATGTAAAAGCCGAGCTCGCCGTTGCCGCCTTCGACGGCGAAATAGGTTTCCCCCGCCGGCACCTTAATGCCTTCCATGATGATCTTGAAATGATGCATCAAGCCTTCGATGCTGCCGTAGACTTTGTCTTTTTCCGGCAAGACGAAGCGCGGATCGTCGATCCATACCGGCCCGACGGGTAGCTGCTTAAGCGCCTGCTCGACGATCTTCATGCTCTGCTCGATCTCACGCAGGCGGCAAAGAAAGCGGTCGTAGTTGTCGCCCCGGCTGCCGAGCGGCACTTCAAAGTCCATTTGATCGTAGACCAAATAAGGGAACGCCTTGCGGATATCGTAGTTGACGCCGGTGGCGCGCAGGATCGGCCCGGTGAGACTGTAATTCAATGCGGTCTCTTGGGAAATCACACCGATGTTGGACATGCGATCGAGAAAGATCCGGTTACGCGACAGCAAATGATCGCAGTCATTGAGCAGCCGGCGCATGGTCGTGAAAGCCGTCGCCACCCGCTCGGCGAAATGCTCTGGCAAATCATGCTTGACGCCGCCGATGCGCACGTAGGTGACGGTCAAGCGCGCGCCGGTGAGATTTTCAATGATATGCGTGATCAGCTCGCGCGCTTCGATCATGTAAAAGCCGACAGTGATCGCCCCCAACTCAGACGCCGCCATGCCGCAGCAAGTTAAATGGTCGAACAAGCGCGCCAGCTCGCTGATGATGACGCGAATGTATTGGCAGCGCGCCGGGGTTTCGACGCCGATGAGCTTTTCCACGGCAAGCGCGTAGCCGACGTTGTTGATCAGCGACGATGCGTAGTTCAGCCGGTCGGTGTAGGGAATAACTTGAGTCCAGGTCGCCTGCTCGCAGCTCTTGTCGAAACCGCGATGAAGAAAGCCGACCTCGACATCGCAGTCCACCACCCGCTCGCCGTCGAGCTTGAGATTGAACTTGATGGTGCCATGGGTCGCCGGATGGGACGGTCCCATCTGCAGTTCCATGATCTCGCTCGGCAGCTCTGGATTATCCGCTTTCATGGTGTGGCCCGAGCGACGCTCAGTTCTTGCTCCCGAGAGATTTTTGCAAGCGCAATAATTTATTATGCGAGCGCTCGTCGACGAAAGTTCCATCGACCTGGCGCTCGGGCACGCGCGGCTGGCAGAGATTGACCGGATAATCTTTGCGCAACGGATGGCCCTGGAATTCATCGTAGAGCAGAATGCGCCGCAGGTCGGAATGATCGGTGAACTGAATCCCGT
It includes:
- the nuoF gene encoding NADH oxidoreductase (quinone) subunit F, encoding MEKLLLRNIGVADSHKLATYQSRGGYASWRKIVETMKPEQLIDEVKASGLRGRGGAGFPTGMKWSFVPKDNPKPKYLVCNADESEPGTFKDRLLIEQDPHAIIEGTLISAFAIQSHTAFIYIRGEMVFGTQRLEQAVADAYQAGLLGKNIFGSGYDLDLIVHRGAGAYICGEETALLSSLEGGRGWPKVKPPFPATHGLFGCPTVVNNVETLAALPWILERGAAAYAAMGTEKSKGTKLFSVSGHIARPGVYEVEMGYPFKKFLEEDCGGVPNGKKLKGVIPGGGSMPVLKPEEIDKVNLDYESVAAAGSLLGSGGVIVMDESVCMVRAALNLARFFAHESCGQCSPCREGVHWMEKILHRVEHGGAQSGDLDMILNIAGNIAGNTICPFGDAAAWPPGAFIRKYRDEFEAHIVAGKCTVRN
- a CDS encoding NAD(P)H-dependent oxidoreductase subunit E, whose product is MALEFSPEALKTFEATVARYPKKEAAMLPVLYLAQREFGHLGSEAIEYIAKLMDQAPARVHGVVSFYTMYNMKPIGRHHIQVCRTLPCALRGAEQVTDMLKKKLGIDCGQTTADGRFTLSEVECLASCGTAPMMQVNDDYFEDLTEAKIDRILDELK
- a CDS encoding NADH-quinone oxidoreductase subunit D; this encodes MKADNPELPSEIMELQMGPSHPATHGTIKFNLKLDGERVVDCDVEVGFLHRGFDKSCEQATWTQVIPYTDRLNYASSLINNVGYALAVEKLIGVETPARCQYIRVIISELARLFDHLTCCGMAASELGAITVGFYMIEARELITHIIENLTGARLTVTYVRIGGVKHDLPEHFAERVATAFTTMRRLLNDCDHLLSRNRIFLDRMSNIGVISQETALNYSLTGPILRATGVNYDIRKAFPYLVYDQMDFEVPLGSRGDNYDRFLCRLREIEQSMKIVEQALKQLPVGPVWIDDPRFVLPEKDKVYGSIEGLMHHFKIIMEGIKVPAGETYFAVEGGNGELGFYIVSDGGGKPYRMRVRPPCFIAMGAFAEMIKGHMVADIIPTFGMINMIGGECDR